From Herbaspirillum sp. WKF16:
TTGCGGCTCCAGGCAGGCGGCCAGGTTCAGGCGCTGGTCGACCGGGTCGACCTCGATCGTCACGCTGCCCGGCAGGCCGGATGTCTGGCTTTTCAGGAACTGCTCGGCCGTTTGTTGCAGCACCGTCAAGTTTTGACGCTGGGGGCTGTTGGGGTCGTTTTGCGCGAATGCGGCGGCGCCGGCAGTGACGCCGAGCGCCAGCAAGGCGAGGGCGGCGACGCTGCGCAAGGCGCGGAGAGGGTGTTTCATTTTATGCAACTCGCCCCAAACGGGGCATTGGCGAATCTTGGCAGCAATGTTACTTCGCGCGCACGAGGTCAAAAGCAGAAACAGGGGAGGCTTTTCTCTGCTTATCGCCCATTAGAGATCCGGGGTGGAACGTATGATCAAGCCTACGTAATTCCATCATCGGCGCAGTCCGCTGGAACTTGAGCGGCGCCCGTATTCCTGGAGGACCTGATGGTCTCTAAGCTCGACGACTTCTTTCGCTTCAATGAACTGGCGCTGAACCTGCGCGCCCAGCGCCAGCAATTGATTGCCTCCAACATTGCCAATGCGGACACGCCCAACTACAAGGCGCGCGACATCAATTTCGCCGACACCTTGAAGAACGCGCTGGACAACAAGGCCGCCGCGATGCCGCCGCTGGAGCTGGCGCGCACCACCGCGTCCCACGTGGCGGGCACGGCCGTCGGTTCGGGCGAGGGCAGCATCGGCGGTTCGCCCCTGCTGTACCGCAAGCCGGACCAGGGCAGCGTGGACGGCAATACGGTCGACCTCGACGTCGAGCGCAATGAATTCGTCGACAACGGCATCCGCTACGAAGCCGGCGTCACTGCAGTCAATGGCCAGATCAAGGCCATGATCAACGCCATCCAACCGGGTTAATAAGCCATGTCCCTTTCCAATATCTTCAATGT
This genomic window contains:
- the flgB gene encoding flagellar basal body rod protein FlgB, coding for MVSKLDDFFRFNELALNLRAQRQQLIASNIANADTPNYKARDINFADTLKNALDNKAAAMPPLELARTTASHVAGTAVGSGEGSIGGSPLLYRKPDQGSVDGNTVDLDVERNEFVDNGIRYEAGVTAVNGQIKAMINAIQPG